ATTTTATTCTTCACAGAGTATATAGGTAACGATACTATTGAATAGAGAAATGCTAAAAAAATAAGCAAGATATACTCAGTGCTGCTAATTAGCGGCGCCCTTAATGATAAAAATAGATAGGCACCCCACACGATGATATGCGCTTTACGAATCGACTCTAGATTACTCATCTACCTACTCCTAATATATAAAGGGGATCCATTTTTAGTTTACATTCTCTTTCAAACAAGTCATAAGCATTTTATGATATTTCCTTCTTCTACATTAGGTAAAGTTGAAATACATTTTTTGCAAGTGAAAATATTATTATTATTTGGAAACCCAAAATATCCATCCCTCTTCTAGACCTAAACCAAGTCAGATTAAAGATACAAATATAATAGTAGGGCTTTCTTTTACTTTAGACTACCATAAAACAAGGAATCTTTCAACAAAATTCATTGGCAAACTACTATTCTATACAATTGACAGCTCAAATCGTTCAGAATAGAACAATCCTAACAATCGAACACCCTGACTTCATAAATATATATGCAATTCTAGACCTAGAATTACTATAAACTAAATGTTTTCTCACTATTCTAAGCCATTGATTGCCTTAAATTTTAATTTTTGAAGGATTCTAAGGCTAGAATAGTCCCATCACAATCAGTTTTGAATTATTATACTCAATGAAAATCAAAGAGCAAACTAGGAAACTAGCCGCAGGCTGTACTTGAGTACGGCAAGGCGACGTTGACGTGGTTTGAAGAGATTTTCGAAGAGTATTAACAATTTAGAAACGCTATGATTCCACTCCTTTTACATTAAAAAGGAACTGCCCAAAGCAATCCCTTTCTGATTTTGAAATTATTTACTTAAAATTTGATAGTTGAGATAATCAATAGCCCACCTATAAAAAGAGTTATAGTAAAATTCCTTATTTATTGATTTCAAGCTCCGACAACTGTATTTGAATAACTGACAGTTCTGCACCAGCCTGAAGAAGAGCAGCTGCAGTATAGGCACCTTCTACAATTGGAACCCTATTGATGACGATACTTTTATCACTGAAATCAGCCACCATTTCTAAGTTCATTTTAGCAGAACCTAGGTCAAAAAAGGCTAATAAAGTATCTGCTGGATTGTCGGAAACAACCCTATCTACTTGATCAAAACTCGTTCCAATTCCTCCATCTTCGGTTCCTCCTACATAAGTAATCGGAACATCTTTAGCTACTTCACTAATCAGTTCAACAACACCTTCTGCAATGTGTTTGGAATGTGAAACGATAACAAGACCAACACTTCCCATTAAACCACCCCAGTTTCTAAAAGAGCAGTAAAGAGTAATCCTGATGAGAATGATCCAGGATCAATATGTCCAAGAGAACGTTCTCCTACATAAGATGCCCTTCCTTTAGTTGAAAGTAAATCTTTGGTAGCATTCACTACCTTATCAATAACCTCTTGAGTCAATTGGCCAGCAGACAAGGCAGCAATAACAGGAGTCCAAACATCAACCATTGTCTTTTCTCCAACTTCTGCTTTCCCACGTTTGACAATCATATCCAAACCGCTTTGTAAGATTTCCTCTATTTTCGAATTAGAATCAGCCTTGGCCATGCCCATAAAAGCAGAGCCATACAAGGGACCAGAAGCACCGCCTACCTTACTCAGTAGTTGCATTGAGACAAGCTTAAACACATCACTGCTGGTCTCAAATTGCTTTCCTTCTAAGTTTTCCATAACTGCAGCCATGCCACGCGCCATATTTCCACCGTGATCTCCATCTCCTATAGGAGTGTCTAGCTCACTAAGGTAATCTTTCTGTTCCTGAATCTTTTCATTAAAAAGCTTCATCCATTCAAGAGCTTGTTCAGCATTCATGCGACATTTCCTCCTTGAGTTTTACCAAGCTGGGGTAGTAACAGGTGCATTTAGAGCATCCAACCACTCATCATCTGCCAATCGAATCAATGTTAATGACAAGCCAGCCATATCAATTGATGTCATATAGTTTCCAATTTTCTTAAACGCCAACTCAACACCTTTTTCATGGAGTAATTTAGCCACATCATTTGCAAATACGTATTGCTCCATAAGAGGAGTGCTTCCTAAACCATTGATGAGAAGGCCATAGCGTTCACCAGCCTTAAGTTGGAAACCTTCAGATAATTTTTCAACCAGCTCTGAGGCCAATTGTGCTGAAGGTTGCATTTTCTCTTTCTTATATCCTGGCTCACCGTGAATACCAACTCCATATTCAAATTCATCATCTTCTAGAACAAAACCTGGTTTCCCAACTTCAGGAACGGTTGCTCCAGACAAGGCTAGCCCAATTGTTTTAATTTCTAAGACAAGTTTATCGGCCAAGTCCTTCATTTCAGCTAATGATTTACCAGAACGAGCTGCAGCACCCAAAATTTTATGGACTAATATAGTACCTGCAACACCTCGACGCCCTTGGGTATAGAGACTATTTTCAACAGCGATATCATCATCAACCACAACACTTGCTACATCAATACCTTCCATTTCAGCAAGTTCTTGTGCAATTTCAAAGTTCATAATGTCACCAGAATAGTTCTTGATGATCATGAAAACTCCAGCACCTTCATCAGCCGCCTTAATGGCTTCTAAAATTTGGTCCGGAGTAGGTGAAGTGAAGACTGCTCCACAAATGGCAGCAGACAACATTCCATCTCCTACAAATCCAGCATGACTTGGTTCATGTCCTGAACCTCCACCTGAAATGAGTCCAACTTTTCCTGTCTTTTCTGCCTTTCTAACGATGACATCAAAACCATCTAAGCGTTGAACCAAGTCATCATGCATGAATGATAATCCCTGCAACATTTCATCAACAACTTGTGTCGGTTCATTTATAATTTTTTTCATGAGAAACTCCTTTCGGCATTTACCTTTGTTTTCGCTTTCATTATATATTTTTTACTGCTGGATGATAAGGGACAGATTCTATTATTTGTCCCCTTTTAAACCCGTTTAAAACATTTTTTTGGTAAAATGAAGTAAGTAAAAGAAAGGTTTCCTATGGCATCATCACTTATTACAAAAAAACGGATTGCCAAGGCATTTAGAGACCTATTAGCTACTAGAGAATTTGATAAAATCTCCATTGTAGATATCATGGAATCAGCTGGCATTCGTAGACAGACCTTTTATAATCACTTTCTTGACAAATATGAACTGCTAGACTGGATATTTGAAAATGACTTAACCGAGTATATCACCAATAACTTGGACTTTATTTCAGGCCAAAAACTATTACAAGAATTATTTTTTTATTTCGAACAAGAGCGTGACTTTTATATTCAACTTTTTGATATTCAAGGGCAAAATAACTTCTATGACCACTTTATCAGCTACTGTCGCTTGCTTGTATCAAAAATTTTAAAAGAATACGGTCAGATTGATATCGATTCATCTGCTTATACTTGTTTTTTGTTAGACTATCATTCACATGCTCTAGCAGAGATCGTGAAGGCTTATGTCAATAAAAAAAGTCCAGTTCCACAACCAGACTTTCTCATCATGACAATTATTGGAAAGAGACCACAATGACATTTATTTCAAATCATAAACAGAAAATTATTTCAAGTTACATTTCAGCAACTGTCAGCAGTCATCCTGAATTAGAAAAACACCCTACCTTACCTTTAGTCTATCAAAAAAATCGCAATCCTCATCAGGTTCCAATATTGTCGGGTGGAGGTTCCGGTCACGAACCTGCTCATATTGGATATGTGGGAGAAGGAATGCTTACTGCTGCTATCTATGGCCAATTATTTACTCCTCCCACAAGAACTGAAATCTTAGAGTCCATTCGTTTTTTAAACAATGGTCACGGTGTCTTCATCATTGTAAAAAATTTCGAAGCAGACATCAAAGAATTTAGCTCGGCCATTAACACTGCTAGAAAAGAAGGAATTAAAGTCGGCTATAGTCTAGCACACGACGATATTTCCATTGAACCTCACAATAGATTTCAAATTAGAGGAAGAGGGCTCGCAGGGACAATTTTGCTTCATAAAATCTTAGGATATGCGGCTCAGAACGGTGCCGAAATAGAGCAACTAACTGATTTAGGTCATCAGCTTGCTCCTGAAATCGCAACGATTGGCTTTGCAACGAAATCTGCTAGTCTCCCTCAAGCCACCCTTCCACTATTTAACTTGGAAGAAGGAAATATTTCTTATGGTATTGGCATACATGGCGAAGAAGGTTATCGTATCGTCCCATTCCAATCATCGGAAATCCTTGCAAATGAAATTATAAGTAAATTAAGATTGCACTATCATTGGAAAAAGGGTGATCAATTTATATTGCTTGTAAATAATCTAGGCACTACCAGCAACTTAGAAATGGGCATATTTATCAATGATCTCCTTCAACTCTTAGAAATTGAAGGAGTCACTATTATCTTTATAAAATCAGGAACATTTATGACCAGTCTAGATATGGCAGGTATATCCGTAACTCTTTGCCCCGTAAAAAATAAACAGTGGTTAGAAGCGCTCAATGCTCCAACGACAGCTTTTGCATGGTAATTTGCTTGTATAACTCAAAAGGGCTACATCACTTGATGGCCCTTTGCTTTTATCTTATACTCAATGAAAATCAAAAAGCAAGCTAGGAAACTAGCCGCAGGCTGTACTTGAGTACGGCAAGGCGACGTTGACGCAGTTTGAATTTGATTTTCGAAGAGTATTACGTTTAAAAGAACTCATTCTTTCTATTTCAAACAGTCCATCTATCCCTTACAATTCTTCTGATGAGCTTTGAGTTTTTTCAGAGCCCAATCATAGTGACTGGAAGTGCTACTGACAAAGTAGGAACCTAGACTTGTCCCTCCCGTCCACTTATAAACACTTTTGGTAAAGAGTTCGTCATCGATAAAGTTTTCCAACAACGCTAAAACCTCTTTATGCGATTGCTCTAGTAGCCTACTCGCTTCTTCTAAAGATGTTTTCTGGTGCTTCTTCCAAAAAGCGACATTCATTTCTCCATAAGTTTTCCAATTATAAGACTCAGGAAGAAAAGGTCTTTCGTGACCTTCTTGATTAGAATGTACCCAGGTCAAAAGTAACTGTTGCCATTCGTAGAGATGAATCAGGACATCCCTTAGATTTTTATCTCGTTTCCAGTGCGCTTCCTTTTTCTTTTGGTCTTTTGAAAAATCAAATGGAGTCTGTAGCTCATCTTCACTTAGTTGGGAGATGAAACGATTGAGCTTTTCATAGTTTTCCTTAGAGGCCAGCACTAGCTCCTCTTTTGTTTTCGGTCTAGGCACAGAGTTCTCCCCTCATATTGTTAGTTATTATTAGAAATTTTTTATCCTTTAAATCTCTATAACTTATCCTTTAATTTCTCAACAAAGAGATAGGCTGCTGGACAGGTCAAAGTATTCTTAATCGTCAAATGGTTGATTTGATGGATCTTTTTGCGATCTGTATGGGGGAACTCTCGGCAGGCCTTGGGACGAACATCATAGATGGAACAGAGATTATCTCCTCCTAGAAAGGGACAAGGCATGGATTTAAAAACCTTATCACCATCTTCATCTACCTGCAGAAACTCCGCTTCAAAAGCAGGTAATTTCATCTTAAAATACTTGGCGATTCGTGTAATATCCGCTTCTTTAAAATCAGGCCCCAATGTCTTACAACAGTTAGCACAGGCCGTACAATCAATCTCCGCAAAGACTTCCTCGTGAATCTGCTGGGCTATCTTATCTAGATTTTTTGGTGGCTTTTTCTTTAAATTTGCTAAAACTTTTCGATGCTCCTTCTGCTTTTGCAAGGCTAGCTGGTGGTAGTACTCAATATCAATTTCTTTAGACATGGCTTCTCTCTTATTCTAATTACTTTCCCCTATTATACCATGCCTCCGGAGCATTTAAAAGTGTACTTTATAAGACTATACTTTTCTAAAATGCGTCAAAAAAACCTTGCAACTAGGTTACAAGGTTAATGACATTAATCGAAATTAACGTATTCTTTTTGAAGTTCAAGAACTTCTTCCATTGTTGAACACTCTGTAAGGGCACGGTTAGCGTACTCTTCCATCTTAGCAGTGTCCAATTTCTTCATCAAACTACGTGTACGAAGGACTGATGTTGCTGACATAGAGAACTCATCCAAGCCCATTCCGACAAGAAGTGGAACAGCTTTTTGGTCACCAGCCATCTCACCACACATACCAGCCCATTTACCTTCAGCGTGTGCTGCCTTGATAACGTTGTTGATCAAGCGAAGGATTGATGGGTTATATGGTTGGTAAAGGTATGAAACTTGCTCATTCATACGGTCTGCTGCCATTGAGTATTGGATCAAGTCGTTTGTACCAATTGACATAAAGTCTACTTCTTTTGCAAATTGGTCTGCAAGCATAGCTGCTGCAGGGATTTCAATCATGATACCAACTTGGATGTCATCCGCAACTGCAACACCTTCAGCAAGAAGGTTTGCTTTTTCTTCTTCATAAACTGCTTTAGCTGCACGGAATTCTTTCAAGAGGGCAACCATTGGGAACATGATACGCAATTGACCATGAACAGAAGCACGAAGAAGGGCACGGATTTGTGTACGGAACATTGCATCTCCAGTTTCAGAAATAGAGATACGAAGGGCACGGAATCCAAGGAATGGGTTCATTTCGTGTGGCATATCGAAGTAAGGAAGTTCCTTATCTCCACCGATATCCATTGTACGAACAACGACTGGTTTACCATTCATTCCCTCAAGAACAGCCTTGTATGCTTCATACTGCTCGTCTTCTGTTGGGAAATCTTGAGAATCCATGTACAAGAACTCTGTACGGTAAAGTCCAACAGCTTCTGCACCATTGTTGTTAACACCTTCAACGTCTTTTGGAGTACCGATGTTAGCAGCCAACTCGAAGTGTTTACCGTCAGCAGTCACTGTTTGAGCATCTTTCAAAAGTGCCCATTCAGCTTTTTGTTTAGCATAAGCTTCACCAGCTGCTTTAAATTCAGCCGCTTGTTCATCTGTTGGGTTGATAATCACTTCACCAGTGATTCCGTTAACGGCAAGGATATCACCGTCTTTAACGATTTCAGTGATGTTATTTGTTCCCAATACAGCTGCAATTTCAAGTGTACGTGCCATGATAGCTGAGTGGCTTGTACGTCCACCGATGTTAGTTACAAAAGCTTTTACAAAGTTTTTGTCCAATTGAGCTGTATCAGATGGTGTCAAGTCATGCGCAATTACGATTACTTCTTCGTTGATAGAAGCTGGGTTTGGCAATTTCTTACCAAGAAGGTTTGCCAATACACGTTTTGTCACGTCGCGGATATCCGCTGCACGTTCTTGCATGTATGGGTTGTCTTCCATACCTTCAAAGATAGTGATGAACATGTCAGTCACTTCTTTAAGACCTGCTTCTGCATTGACTTTCTTAGCACGGATTGTTTCTTTAATCTGACCAATCAATTCTGGGTCAGAAAGAACCATCAAATGAGCGTCAAAAACTTGAGCCGCTTCTTCACCAAGCGTACCTACAGCTTTCTCACGGATAAGAGAAAGCTCGTTTTGAGAAGCTTCAAGAGCTACATCCAAACGAGCCTCTTCTGCGTTTGTATCTTCGACTGAAATAGTCTCGAATGACAAATCCGGTTGAACGAGTAGATATGCTTTTGCAACTGCAACACCGTCAGATGCCGCGATTCCTTTAAGCATTTCTGTCATTTTCCTTATGCCAATCCTTCTTTTTCCATTGTTTCTGAGATTGCAGCGATAGCGTCATCTGCATCTGCACCTTCAGCTGAGATAGTTACGTCAGCACCTTGGCCAACACCAAGACTCATAACACCCATGATTGATTTAAGGTTAACTGATTTACCTTTGTACTCAAGAGTGATATCTGAAGCAAATTTGCTAGCAGTTTGTACCAACAATGTTGCTGGACGTGCGTGAATACCTGTTTCTGCCACTACGTGGAAATCTTTAGAAGCCATAGTTTGACTCTCCTTTTGTTCTTTCTTTTTTGAGTTATATGTGATAACCCTTACAATTTGGTATTATATCATCTTCTAGGATTTTTTTCAAGCATTTTATGGGATTTATTCGATTTCCTTTCAGATAACTTCCTGAAAATCTTCTATTCTAGATAACAAAACACAGGATATAGTTTTCCAAAAAACTACTTGTAGGATAATCATTACTATTTCACAAAACAAACACTACATATTGTGTTTTGTGGCCTTGAGTAGAAAAATTGACCACTATATTTAGTTTTAAATCATTGACAAAAATTTATTTTCTGATATACTAAGAAAGTAATCTATTTTGAAAGAGGAGTTACACAATGGTAACCGTTTATTCTAAAAACAACTGTGTCCAATGTAAAATGACCAAACGCTTCTTGGACAGTAATAATGTCGCTTATCGTGAAATCAATCTTGATGAGCAACCTGAATACATCGATCAAGTTAAAGAGCTCGGTTTCAGCGCAGCTCCTGTTATCCAAACACCAACTGAAGTCTTTTCAGGTTTCCAACCAGGAAAACTGAAACAATTAGCATAATCTTAGTACATCATCCAGAAGAAACTGCTTCTAGGGCTAACTTAGAAGCCTTTCTTTTGTAATTAGATAAGGGAAATTTTATGGGATTAAAACATCTTGAGGACGTGACTTACTTCCGTCTCAATAACGAAATCAACCGTCCTGTCAATGGACAAATCATGCTTCATAAAGATAAGGAAGCCTTGGATGCCTTCTTTAAAGAAAATGTAGTTCCAAACACTATGGTTTTTGATTCAATCAAGGATAAAATCAACTACCTCATTGAACACAACTACATCGAAACAGCCTTTATCAAGAAATACCGTCCAGAATTTTTGGAAGAATTGTCTCAATTTATCAAAGACCAAAACTTCCAATTCAAGTCTTTCATGGCAGCCTATAAATTTTACAATCAGTATGCTTTGAAAACTAACGACGGTGAATATTATCTTGAAAGCATGGAAGACCGTGTCTTCTTTAACGCCCTTTATTTTGCTGATGGGAATGAAGCTATTGCCATCGATATTGCCAATGAAATCATCCACCAACGCTACCAACCTGCTACTCCTTCCTTCTTGAATGCTGGACGTGCTCGTCGTGGGGAGTTGGTATCCTGTTTCTTGATTCAGGTCACAGATGATATGAACTCTATTGGACGTTCTATCAACTCAGCTCTTCAACTTTCACGTATCGGTGGTGGTGTGGGAATTTCCCTCAGCAACCTTCGTGAAGCTGGTGCACCTATCAAAGGCTATGAAGGAGCTGCTTCTGGGGTCGTTCCAGTTATGAAACTTTTCGAAGATAGCTTCTCTTACTCAAACCAATTGGGTCAACGTCAAGGTGCTGGTGTTGTCTACCTCAACGTCTTCCACCCAGATATTATCGCCTTCCTTTCAACTAAGAAAGAAAACGCCGATGAAAAAGTTCGTGTTAAGACCCTTTCACTTGGTGTTGTAGTACCCGATAAATTCTACGAATTAGCACGTAAAAATGAAGAAATGTACCTCTTCAGCCCATACTCTGTAGAACTTGAATACGGTGTGCCATTTAACTACATCGACATCACTGAAAAATACGATGAATTGGTCGCAAATCCAAAAATCCGTAAGACAAAAATCAAGGCGCGTGATTTGGAAACTGAAATCTCTAAATTGCAACAAGAGTCTGGCTACCCTTATGTAGTCAACATCGATACGGCTAACCGTGCAAATCCTGTTGATGGTAAGATTATCATGAGTAACTTGTGTTCTGAGATTCTTCAAGTCCAAGAACCAAGCTTGATCAACGATGCTCAAGAATTCCTTCAAATGGGAACGGACGTTTCATGTAACCTTGGTTCAACCAACGTAGTCAATATGATGACCTCACCTGATTTTGGTCGCTCAATCCGTGCTATGGTTCGTGCCCTTACTTTCGTTACAGATAGTTCACACATTGTAGCTGTTCCTACTATCGACCACGGAAATAGCCAAGCTCATACCTTTGGTCTTGGTGCCATGGGACTTCACAGCTACCTTGCCCAACAACTGATTGAGTATGGATCACCTGAGTCTGTTGAGTTTACCAGCATCTACTTTATGCTTATGAACTACTGGACCTTGGTTGAGTCAAACAATATTGCGCGTGAACGTGGTATTACCTTCCATAACTTTGAAAAATCAGACTATGCTAACGGAAGCTACTTCGACAAGTATGTGACTGGCGAGTTTGTTCCAAAATCAGACCGTGTTAAAGAACTCTTCAAAGATGTCTTTATTCCGAGTGCTGCTGACTGGGCTGAACTTCGTGACAAGGTTCAAGCAGATGGTCTTTACCACCAAAATCGTCTTGCTGTAGCACCGAATGGTTCTA
Above is a genomic segment from Streptococcus sp. SN-1 containing:
- the dhaM gene encoding dihydroxyacetone kinase phosphoryl donor subunit DhaM, giving the protein MGSVGLVIVSHSKHIAEGVVELISEVAKDVPITYVGGTEDGGIGTSFDQVDRVVSDNPADTLLAFFDLGSAKMNLEMVADFSDKSIVINRVPIVEGAYTAAALLQAGAELSVIQIQLSELEINK
- the dhaL gene encoding dihydroxyacetone kinase subunit DhaL; the encoded protein is MNAEQALEWMKLFNEKIQEQKDYLSELDTPIGDGDHGGNMARGMAAVMENLEGKQFETSSDVFKLVSMQLLSKVGGASGPLYGSAFMGMAKADSNSKIEEILQSGLDMIVKRGKAEVGEKTMVDVWTPVIAALSAGQLTQEVIDKVVNATKDLLSTKGRASYVGERSLGHIDPGSFSSGLLFTALLETGVV
- the dhaK gene encoding dihydroxyacetone kinase subunit DhaK, which gives rise to MKKIINEPTQVVDEMLQGLSFMHDDLVQRLDGFDVIVRKAEKTGKVGLISGGGSGHEPSHAGFVGDGMLSAAICGAVFTSPTPDQILEAIKAADEGAGVFMIIKNYSGDIMNFEIAQELAEMEGIDVASVVVDDDIAVENSLYTQGRRGVAGTILVHKILGAAARSGKSLAEMKDLADKLVLEIKTIGLALSGATVPEVGKPGFVLEDDEFEYGVGIHGEPGYKKEKMQPSAQLASELVEKLSEGFQLKAGERYGLLINGLGSTPLMEQYVFANDVAKLLHEKGVELAFKKIGNYMTSIDMAGLSLTLIRLADDEWLDALNAPVTTPAW
- the dhaS gene encoding dihydroxyacetone kinase transcriptional activator DhaS, with amino-acid sequence MASSLITKKRIAKAFRDLLATREFDKISIVDIMESAGIRRQTFYNHFLDKYELLDWIFENDLTEYITNNLDFISGQKLLQELFFYFEQERDFYIQLFDIQGQNNFYDHFISYCRLLVSKILKEYGQIDIDSSAYTCFLLDYHSHALAEIVKAYVNKKSPVPQPDFLIMTIIGKRPQ
- the dhaQ gene encoding DhaKLM operon coactivator DhaQ, which translates into the protein MTFISNHKQKIISSYISATVSSHPELEKHPTLPLVYQKNRNPHQVPILSGGGSGHEPAHIGYVGEGMLTAAIYGQLFTPPTRTEILESIRFLNNGHGVFIIVKNFEADIKEFSSAINTARKEGIKVGYSLAHDDISIEPHNRFQIRGRGLAGTILLHKILGYAAQNGAEIEQLTDLGHQLAPEIATIGFATKSASLPQATLPLFNLEEGNISYGIGIHGEEGYRIVPFQSSEILANEIISKLRLHYHWKKGDQFILLVNNLGTTSNLEMGIFINDLLQLLEIEGVTIIFIKSGTFMTSLDMAGISVTLCPVKNKQWLEALNAPTTAFAW
- a CDS encoding ClbS/DfsB family four-helix bundle protein, yielding MPRPKTKEELVLASKENYEKLNRFISQLSEDELQTPFDFSKDQKKKEAHWKRDKNLRDVLIHLYEWQQLLLTWVHSNQEGHERPFLPESYNWKTYGEMNVAFWKKHQKTSLEEASRLLEQSHKEVLALLENFIDDELFTKSVYKWTGGTSLGSYFVSSTSSHYDWALKKLKAHQKNCKG
- a CDS encoding YkgJ family cysteine cluster protein, with product MSKEIDIEYYHQLALQKQKEHRKVLANLKKKPPKNLDKIAQQIHEEVFAEIDCTACANCCKTLGPDFKEADITRIAKYFKMKLPAFEAEFLQVDEDGDKVFKSMPCPFLGGDNLCSIYDVRPKACREFPHTDRKKIHQINHLTIKNTLTCPAAYLFVEKLKDKL
- the ptsP gene encoding phosphoenolpyruvate--protein phosphotransferase is translated as MTEMLKGIAASDGVAVAKAYLLVQPDLSFETISVEDTNAEEARLDVALEASQNELSLIREKAVGTLGEEAAQVFDAHLMVLSDPELIGQIKETIRAKKVNAEAGLKEVTDMFITIFEGMEDNPYMQERAADIRDVTKRVLANLLGKKLPNPASINEEVIVIAHDLTPSDTAQLDKNFVKAFVTNIGGRTSHSAIMARTLEIAAVLGTNNITEIVKDGDILAVNGITGEVIINPTDEQAAEFKAAGEAYAKQKAEWALLKDAQTVTADGKHFELAANIGTPKDVEGVNNNGAEAVGLYRTEFLYMDSQDFPTEDEQYEAYKAVLEGMNGKPVVVRTMDIGGDKELPYFDMPHEMNPFLGFRALRISISETGDAMFRTQIRALLRASVHGQLRIMFPMVALLKEFRAAKAVYEEEKANLLAEGVAVADDIQVGIMIEIPAAAMLADQFAKEVDFMSIGTNDLIQYSMAADRMNEQVSYLYQPYNPSILRLINNVIKAAHAEGKWAGMCGEMAGDQKAVPLLVGMGLDEFSMSATSVLRTRSLMKKLDTAKMEEYANRALTECSTMEEVLELQKEYVNFD
- a CDS encoding phosphocarrier protein HPr, with protein sequence MASKDFHVVAETGIHARPATLLVQTASKFASDITLEYKGKSVNLKSIMGVMSLGVGQGADVTISAEGADADDAIAAISETMEKEGLA
- the nrdH gene encoding glutaredoxin-like protein NrdH; this encodes MVTVYSKNNCVQCKMTKRFLDSNNVAYREINLDEQPEYIDQVKELGFSAAPVIQTPTEVFSGFQPGKLKQLA
- the nrdE gene encoding class 1b ribonucleoside-diphosphate reductase subunit alpha encodes the protein MGLKHLEDVTYFRLNNEINRPVNGQIMLHKDKEALDAFFKENVVPNTMVFDSIKDKINYLIEHNYIETAFIKKYRPEFLEELSQFIKDQNFQFKSFMAAYKFYNQYALKTNDGEYYLESMEDRVFFNALYFADGNEAIAIDIANEIIHQRYQPATPSFLNAGRARRGELVSCFLIQVTDDMNSIGRSINSALQLSRIGGGVGISLSNLREAGAPIKGYEGAASGVVPVMKLFEDSFSYSNQLGQRQGAGVVYLNVFHPDIIAFLSTKKENADEKVRVKTLSLGVVVPDKFYELARKNEEMYLFSPYSVELEYGVPFNYIDITEKYDELVANPKIRKTKIKARDLETEISKLQQESGYPYVVNIDTANRANPVDGKIIMSNLCSEILQVQEPSLINDAQEFLQMGTDVSCNLGSTNVVNMMTSPDFGRSIRAMVRALTFVTDSSHIVAVPTIDHGNSQAHTFGLGAMGLHSYLAQQLIEYGSPESVEFTSIYFMLMNYWTLVESNNIARERGITFHNFEKSDYANGSYFDKYVTGEFVPKSDRVKELFKDVFIPSAADWAELRDKVQADGLYHQNRLAVAPNGSISYINDVSASIHPITQRIEERQEKKIGKIYYPAAGLSTETIPYYTSAYDMDMRKVIDVYAAATEHVDQGLSLTLFMRSDIPKGLYEWKKENKQTTRDLSILRNYAFNKGIKSIYYVRTFTDDGGEVGANQCESCVI